Proteins from a single region of Pleurocapsa minor HA4230-MV1:
- the trxA gene encoding thioredoxin, giving the protein MSSSAAPVTDASFPEEVLESSVPVLVDFWAPWCGPCRMVAPVVDEIAEQYDGQIKVVKLNTDENPQVASQYGIRSIPTLMIFKDGQRVDMVVGAVPKTTLATTIEKYL; this is encoded by the coding sequence ATGTCATCATCAGCCGCGCCAGTAACAGATGCTAGTTTTCCTGAAGAGGTTCTAGAAAGCTCAGTACCAGTTTTAGTAGACTTTTGGGCCCCTTGGTGCGGGCCATGCCGCATGGTTGCGCCAGTAGTCGATGAAATCGCCGAGCAGTACGACGGGCAAATCAAAGTTGTCAAGTTAAATACAGACGAAAATCCCCAAGTTGCTAGTCAGTATGGTATTCGTAGCATTCCTACTTTAATGATCTTCAAAGATGGTCAACGAGTAGACATGGTAGTGGGCGCAGTACCCAAAACTACTTTGGCAACTACCATCGAAAAGTATCTTTAA